The Desulfonispora thiosulfatigenes DSM 11270 genomic sequence ATTGCTTACTTTATTATTTAAATAAAAACCCTACGAATAGGGTTTTTAATTTCCATAACCACCATTAAAGTAGTTAGGTTCTGTTACTACAATAAAGGAGTTTGGCTTTAATTCTTTAATTTTACTTTCTAAATCATAATAACGTTTTTTCTTAACTAATAGATAGAGCATTTCTTTATTACCTTTTAATCCTTGAACTTTCCAATTAGTGATTGCATAATTACTTTTTCTTAAGCCTTCAATCAAATCTTCTAATTCACCATCCGCAATTATCTGTACGACTAAATGACCCATGTTTAATTTTTTCTCTACAATTGAGCCCGTTAATACACCACACGCATATCCACCTGAAGCTATTATAATTGCAACTATATTACTACCAGAACCCGATATAGCATAGGCGAATGTGCTCATATAAATAAAGTTTTCCGCAGCTGCCAATATCGAGGCTATCCCTTTTTTTCCTCTAATAATAAGGATTACCCTAATGGTGTTTAACGATACAAATACAGCCATAGCTAAAAATATGATTAAATATTCTTGCATTTTAATCCCTTTACCCCCAATTCAAAACATTAAAACTATTTATTATAAATATCTCTGTGCAAGTTCATTATAAGTTATTTACTATAAACTTCAAGGAAAGAATTTTGTAAAATAAAAAACACCTACCTTTAAATTTTCTTTTCTGAGGTGACCCCTAAAAGTTAGACTTTATTAGCGAGACAGTTTCGGCTGCCTCGCTATTTTTATGCAGCCTGAAGACTA encodes the following:
- a CDS encoding DUF2179 domain-containing protein, whose product is MQEYLIIFLAMAVFVSLNTIRVILIIRGKKGIASILAAAENFIYMSTFAYAISGSGSNIVAIIIASGGYACGVLTGSIVEKKLNMGHLVVQIIADGELEDLIEGLRKSNYAITNWKVQGLKGNKEMLYLLVKKKRYYDLESKIKELKPNSFIVVTEPNYFNGGYGN